GTATGTTACAGAGGAAGAGGGACGGGACCTGAGCTGTCTTGCTGCTTCTCTCATTCAAGTCATGCTGGATCCCTATTTTCGAACCATTGTTGGATTTCAAAGCCTAATACAGAAGGAATGGGTCATGGCAGGATATCAATTTTTAGATAGGTGTAACCACTTAAAGAGATCTGACAAAGAGGTAAAAATTAATTGTATTTGCATGTGATCACAGTATCTGCTTGATATCATCCTGAACGTGTATTTGTACAGAAAtctaaaagtaaaaatatgttttaatacTTTCAAATCTCATTATATAGTATCAGAGGAAGTAAGTATTTTTCCAGGGtagagatattttttctttactctCTGTAGCCACATGAGAATCAGTAAAATACCATATACAGTTCTGTGGGTTATTGTGTTGCTTCAGGGTTACACATGAAGGCATCTCACTGCTACAAACACTGGCACAGTGAGGTTTCAAATTGAAACCAAAGCAGGAGTGGGGTTGCAGGGGGTGGTTTTGCTGTGTGTTTTACCAATCCCTGTTTCCATCCCTGTGCTGTTATCACTCAGCAGTGctttcagagcaggcagctgctggagaagccccACAGCTGCATGAGCTGACACAGCTgccaggaggaaggaggggagtgcagggctcagctcccagcactgccagctcttgTTTGGCCTCTCCATGGCAAAGGAGGGGCTGCTAACTGCAGGTGGAAGCAGGGAGGACCCAGGTTAGGAACCTTTTTCAGGAACAGCAGCCAGAATCCCAGAACAGGAACATCTCCAGAGCGTGGAATCCACAGATAAACTGAGGGCACTGAGCACCAAGCAGAGAAAATGCGTGAAGGGATAAAGAAATGAGATGCCAAGAAGGAAATAATGAAAAGCAGCTATTTTGGCCCTAGGAAAGGATAAATTGAAAagtgaaaatgggaaaatatctCTAAAGCCTTACATTAATGATGGTTTATACTTTTGCAATTCATGGGCTGCTGTGGAAAAGACATAGAAAATGTGGTGAGAAATTAGTGTGGCTGAATCATAAGCTCTGCAGTAATTtcaaacaaggaagaaaacacattGTAAAAACAAGGCCAAGTGGCAAGGAAGGCTCATACAAGCCCTAATTTAGAAATTATGAGGGACATATAGATGgcagaaaggattttttcagCTGCGTGAGTATGAGCGGAGCCTAGGAAAGAAGTTTCTACACAGGAGGGAAAGCTGTGCAAAGGTAGTGCTGAGAAAGACGTGGCCAAACAGGAATACAGAGTGTAACAATTGCATAGAATCATGAGAAATGCAAGACTCCAAATAGTTTACCCTATGGTTGAGTAATGTACCAATGGTACAGCCAAATACCAAAACTGCAAAGAAATGGGTATTATTTGGGAAAGCTTATGTTAAATCTGATCAttccttgtttcttttcccagtcCCCTTTGTTCTTGATGTTCCTTGACTGTGTTTGGCAGCTGCTGGAACAGTACCCAGCAGCCTTTGAGTTCTCTGAGGTGTACCTGACCATCCTGTACGACAGCGCCCGCATCTCCTTGTTCGGCACCTTCCTCTTCAACTGCCCCCACCAGCGAGTCAAGGAGAGCACTGTGAGTAGGAGGGGCTGCACCTGCTTGTGCAGCAGGACACTCAGCCTGCCCCCCTGGGAATAACAGCATCCCAGTTCAATGCTTCCTGTGTGTCCTTCCAGTTGTCACACTCTGTTTGGGGCAAAACACTCAGGTCCCCAGGTGAATTCAGTCATAAAGACTTTCAGGTGATCTGTGCAGAGACAGTGACTGACTACTCAAGAAGAAAGTCTGTTGAatttatttgtggttttttttcctaggaaaacATTGCTACTGTACATTGGTATTTGTACTCCTCTAGGAAGCAAAATTGGATCTGGAACTCAGAAAGTAGAATGACAGGCAATAAACAGAATTTCATGCTTCAGGCAAACTTTGAAATCTCTTGACATAATTGTTTAAATAGTTGAAAAAGTTGGAGATGCTGCATCAAGTTCCAATAGTATTGCACAATGGAGGCATTTAGAAAACTGAACACttaaatttgtttttgaaaaCGAGCTTATCACAACTGTGTATAGAAAACATTTGATGGCTGATAAAAGTGAAACTTActtatttcattaaatattttgcctttaaaGTTATAGGTAGCAACTTTACAAAGAAGTAGAGCACTGAGGGACTATTGGTGAATTCTCAAAATGCCAGTTTGGGGGTTAAGAGTAAGCCAACAACCAATTTAATAGAATTGAAAAGTAGCTGCATAAATGCAGAGCAGCTGTTTTCTTCAGCTGTCTTGCTGCTCTGTTGTGCTACCCTGCTCCTCTTTCCCCAATAGTTACATGCTGGTTTTAAGATTGATGTAGAAGCccattttctttgattttaatCTGCCTGAATGTTAACTTCTTGCAGGAATTTGCTATAAGCAAAAACATTCAGCTGGGTGATGAGAAAGGCCTGAGGTTTCCGTGTGTTTGGGACTGGTCTCTGCAGTTCACGAGCCGGGACCGGCTGCTGTTCCACAACCCGCTGTACGTCGGGAAGAGCGCGCCCAGCGTGCACAACGGGGCCCTCCGCACCTTCAAGCGCTCCAAGGTACCCGGGGGGCTCGGAGGGCTCTGCCTGTGGCTGAGGCTGTGCTCACACTCAGGGGttgtgctggggaggctgcaggtgcCCTTGGATTAGCAGTAGGAGCCTTCTTTGTCTTGGCTTCCCAGCctaaagaaattactttctgGAGAAGAAGCAATGTAAATTGTTGAGCCTCGTGTTTTAGGACACTTTCTGATGTGGCTGAGTTACTGCCAACATTTGCATTATTTCACCTTTGGAAAAGTGATGACAGGCCACTTTTTCCCCTGAGGTTGTCAGTATTTTCAGTAAATACTGCTTATAAGTCAATCATTTGTTGCTACAAAAAAccatatatatttctttttaaaggccACAGTTTGCCCTgtgagccctgcagcagtgactcagaagCTCAGAACTATTTAAAGGTCACAGCATTTGTCTGGATGATGCACCCTGGCAGTTCAGGGAAATTTGCTATTCCAATGAACGTAGAACTGGAAAATTAccagtatttattttctgcagaaaaactACAGCTCCACATTGCGAGGTGTCCCCCCAGCAATAAAGAACGGAATCATCGGTGAGCAGGAGTTCCTTCCAAGAAGAAACTCTCTGATACTAAAATTGAAGCCGGAGTTTTTCCACTCCGCAGAGGGGCAGAGCCACAGTATGGAGCAGTACTTCAGAGACTGGTTTGCAAAGCCCGTCGATTTGCACGGCGTCATTCTGCCCCATCtctctggaacacaaataaaacTGTGGAAGCTCTGCTACTTCCGCTGGGTTCCCGAGGCCCAGATCAACCACGGGGGCTCCATCACCGCTTTCCACAGAGCTTCTCTGCTGGCAGACGAGGTGGACATGTTAAACCGCAGCCTGCGGCAGTACAAGAGCAACTCCTCCTTGCAAGGCCACTGCTCAGAACTGGATCAAAGCAGGATGTACTTCAGGGCAAATGGTTTAAATGACACCTCAGGCACCCCAGACTTTCTCTCCTCctcattcccattttctcctgtAGGGAACCTATGCAGACGGAGCATTTTGGGAACACCTTTAAGCAAATTTTTAAGTGGTGCCAAAATCTGGCTATCCACCGAGACGCTCGCAAATGAAGACTGAGGTGATGTGGAGGTTTAAAGGTTTGGGGAGAATACAGCATATCAATTTTGTCTTTTCTAACTTAACACTGCTAAATGCGGCATTGAAAGctgtaataatttttatatacaAACATTACGTAAGATttgcacaaatatttaaaagcaagGCAAGTCATGCTTCAAATCGCACAATGTTGTCTTCAGTAGTTCTCATCTGCTGGGGCTTCTGCTCCCCACTTCCTCCTGTTCTTGGGGCTTTGGCATAGGTAGAGCATTTCATTAGCTAATTGAAAGGCTTGGTGTGGTCATTAGTGAGGGTTCTGCTTGAAATAACCTTTGTTTTCCCAGATAGTGACTGAAGTAACCCTTTGATAAAACAGCTTGGAAAGCCAAAGTAGTGCAGTGGAGATGAAGTGACAGCTGAAATCTGGGATATACTATTTTATCCGACTGCCTCTTCAGGAGTAATACTTACTTGCATAGATACAAACATACTAATGTTCCATGACTGATCACCCTGCATTGTGCTAATGCAGTGTATCCATGGAAGGGCttgttcccttttctttctcgTCCCAAAATGTGTTCATTAACAATTAGTCAGATCTGTGCTCTTTGTCATGAGCTTGTCTTTAGACTATAGAAATCCACATCAGGACAATGCACTGTTAACCTTAAAACTTTTACTGTAGATATGGTATTGTAGTAGCTTTAGAAGT
The genomic region above belongs to Haemorhous mexicanus isolate bHaeMex1 chromosome 13, bHaeMex1.pri, whole genome shotgun sequence and contains:
- the MTMR10 gene encoding myotubularin-related protein 10 isoform X4; this translates as MPLQKFHYKNLLLGEHDVPLTCIEQIVTVNDAKRKQKVLGPNQKLKFNPTELIIYCKDFRIVRFRFDEAGPESAKKVCLAIAHYSQPTDLQLLFAFEYVGEIYHNPAKKVNGIDPGGGGSGISSASSQQTPLFETYSDWDREIKRTGASEWRVCSVNEGYMISTCLPEYFVVPSSLADQDLKLYSYSFIGRRMPLWSWNHPNGSALVRMANIKDVLQQRRIDQRICNAITRSHPLRSDVYKSDLDKCLPNIQEIQAAHNKLKQLCVNDPFDDTEEKWLSSLENTRWLEYIRAFLKHSAELVYMMECKHVSVVLQEEEGRDLSCLAASLIQVMLDPYFRTIVGFQSLIQKEWVMAGYQFLDRCNHLKRSDKESPLFLMFLDCVWQLLEQYPAAFEFSEVYLTILYDSARISLFGTFLFNCPHQRVKESTEFAISKNIQLGDEKGLRFPCVWDWSLQFTSRDRLLFHNPLYVGKSAPSVHNGALRTFKRSKKNYSSTLRGVPPAIKNGIIGEQEFLPRRNSLILKLKPEFFHSAEGQSHSMEQYFRDWFAKPVDLHGVILPHLSGTQIKLWKLCYFRWVPEAQINHGGSITAFHRASLLADEVDMLNRSLRQYKSNSSLQGHCSELDQSRMYFRANGLNDTSGTPDFLSSSFPFSPVGNLCRRSILGTPLSKFLSGAKIWLSTETLANED
- the MTMR10 gene encoding myotubularin-related protein 10 isoform X5, which gives rise to MLGKYIIIQRLTRQFLPLKTSTTPAELEHTLSAQGQSPSEPCQLAKKVNGIDPGGGGSGISSASSQQTPLFETYSDWDREIKRTGASEWRVCSVNEGYMISTCLPEYFVVPSSLADQDLKLYSYSFIGRRMPLWSWNHPNGSALVRMANIKDVLQQRRIDQRICNAITRSHPLRSDVYKSDLDKCLPNIQEIQAAHNKLKQLCVNDPFDDTEEKWLSSLENTRWLEYIRAFLKHSAELVYMMECKHVSVVLQEEEGRDLSCLAASLIQVMLDPYFRTIVGFQSLIQKEWVMAGYQFLDRCNHLKRSDKESPLFLMFLDCVWQLLEQYPAAFEFSEVYLTILYDSARISLFGTFLFNCPHQRVKESTEFAISKNIQLGDEKGLRFPCVWDWSLQFTSRDRLLFHNPLYVGKSAPSVHNGALRTFKRSKKNYSSTLRGVPPAIKNGIIGEQEFLPRRNSLILKLKPEFFHSAEGQSHSMEQYFRDWFAKPVDLHGVILPHLSGTQIKLWKLCYFRWVPEAQINHGGSITAFHRASLLADEVDMLNRSLRQYKSNSSLQGHCSELDQSRMYFRANGLNDTSGTPDFLSSSFPFSPVGNLCRRSILGTPLSKFLSGAKIWLSTETLANED